A window from Micromonospora terminaliae encodes these proteins:
- a CDS encoding MarR family transcriptional regulator yields MVTVESTPSRLATKASWLISQTAVHSRRFVAEGFTAAEARGYHYRVLAALEEFGPASQADLGRRSRMDRSDVVAAVTELESQGFLARSADPADRRRNIVTITRAGTQQLRRLDRVLDTVQDELLAPLSAAERQTLVALLGKLIEHHGGVPTS; encoded by the coding sequence ATGGTCACCGTGGAATCGACACCGAGTCGTCTCGCGACAAAGGCGAGCTGGTTGATCTCGCAAACCGCCGTGCACTCGCGGCGGTTCGTCGCCGAGGGGTTCACCGCCGCCGAGGCGCGCGGCTACCACTACCGCGTGCTCGCCGCGTTGGAGGAGTTCGGTCCCGCGAGCCAGGCCGACCTGGGGCGACGCAGCCGCATGGACCGCAGTGACGTCGTCGCGGCCGTGACCGAGCTGGAAAGCCAGGGCTTCCTCGCGCGCAGCGCCGACCCGGCGGACCGCCGGCGCAACATTGTCACGATCACCAGGGCGGGCACTCAGCAGCTCCGACGGCTGGACCGCGTGCTCGACACCGTGCAGGACGAACTGCTCGCCCCGCTGTCGGCTGCCGAGCGGCAGACCCTTGTCGCGTTGCTCGGCAAGTTGATCGAGCACCACGGCGGCGTGCCGACCTCATGA
- a CDS encoding sugar ABC transporter ATP-binding protein, whose translation MTEHPLVRMTGIGKRFGGVHACRDIDLTVRAGEVHALLGENGAGKSTLINILSGVITEYDGTIELDGRPVSFAGPSDAQRAGIATIHQELDLVAGLSIAENMFLGREPRTRVGTVDLRRMRRQATDHLRTLGADLEPRRLVGSLRVGEQQLVEIGRALSLNARVLIMDEPTAALADAEVERLFATIAELRRAGVGIVYISHRMAEIEVVADRVTVLRNGGVAGSVDPKTASRDDIIQLMVGRSVDALYGEGRNEPGDVLLDVRGLAVAPRRPTPGRTEPAGVDLTVRSGEIVGLAGLMGAGRTELLETLFGAGGSGRRAGQVTFDGRPYRPHGPRSALARGVAFVPEDRRGAGLMLEHSVSDNVVLSALSTLSRLGLVRRQAVKRTVAGQLSALAVKAASPVVATATLSGGNQQKVVFAKQLLTRPRLLLLDEPTRGVDIGAKAEIYRLLHQLADTGMAILLASSELPELLSICDRVVVLHRGHTVAALPRASATQQAILAAANGADAKEAR comes from the coding sequence ATGACAGAACACCCGCTGGTCCGGATGACCGGCATCGGCAAGCGGTTCGGCGGTGTGCACGCCTGCCGCGACATCGACCTCACCGTCCGGGCGGGTGAGGTGCACGCGCTGCTCGGCGAGAACGGCGCCGGCAAGTCGACACTGATCAACATCCTCTCCGGCGTGATCACCGAGTACGACGGCACCATCGAGCTGGACGGGCGGCCGGTGAGTTTCGCCGGCCCGTCCGACGCCCAACGCGCCGGCATCGCCACGATCCACCAGGAGCTGGACCTGGTGGCCGGGCTGTCCATCGCGGAGAACATGTTCCTCGGCCGCGAGCCGCGCACCCGGGTGGGCACCGTCGACCTCCGGCGGATGCGCCGGCAGGCCACGGACCATCTGCGTACGCTCGGCGCCGACCTCGAACCGCGGCGGCTCGTCGGGTCGTTGCGCGTCGGCGAGCAGCAACTGGTCGAGATCGGCCGGGCCCTGTCGCTCAACGCGCGGGTGCTGATCATGGACGAGCCGACCGCCGCCCTGGCGGACGCCGAGGTCGAACGCCTCTTCGCGACGATCGCGGAGCTGCGCCGGGCCGGCGTCGGCATCGTCTACATCTCGCACCGGATGGCGGAGATCGAGGTCGTCGCGGACCGGGTCACCGTGCTGCGCAACGGCGGCGTCGCGGGCAGCGTCGACCCGAAGACCGCCTCCCGCGACGACATCATCCAGCTGATGGTCGGCCGGTCGGTCGACGCGCTCTACGGCGAGGGGCGCAACGAGCCCGGGGACGTGCTGCTCGACGTCCGTGGACTCGCCGTGGCGCCACGCCGGCCGACACCCGGGCGGACCGAGCCGGCCGGTGTCGACCTCACGGTGCGTTCCGGCGAGATCGTCGGACTCGCCGGGCTGATGGGCGCGGGCCGCACCGAACTTCTCGAGACGCTCTTCGGCGCCGGGGGCTCCGGCCGCCGCGCCGGCCAGGTGACGTTCGACGGCCGCCCGTACCGCCCGCACGGCCCACGGTCGGCCCTGGCGCGCGGGGTGGCGTTCGTTCCCGAGGACCGGCGTGGCGCCGGGCTGATGCTCGAGCACTCGGTGAGCGACAACGTCGTGCTCTCCGCGCTGTCGACACTATCGAGGCTCGGCCTCGTACGCCGGCAGGCGGTGAAGCGGACGGTGGCCGGGCAGCTCAGCGCCCTGGCGGTGAAGGCCGCCTCGCCCGTGGTCGCCACCGCCACGCTCTCCGGCGGCAACCAGCAGAAGGTCGTGTTCGCCAAGCAACTGCTGACGCGACCGCGGCTGCTGCTGCTCGACGAGCCGACCAGAGGCGTCGACATCGGGGCCAAGGCCGAGATCTACCGGCTGCTGCACCAACTCGCCGACACCGGCATGGCGATCCTGCTCGCCTCGTCCGAACTGCCCGAGCTGCTCAGCATCTGTGACCGGGTGGTCGTCCTGCACCGCGGTCACACCGTGGCCGCGTTGCCCCGCGCGTCCGCCACCCAACAAGCGATCCTCGCCGCGGCCAACGGGGCCGATGCCAAGGAGGCCCGATGA
- a CDS encoding substrate-binding domain-containing protein, with the protein MRYARRAATIVALAALVATSACSVEDDPGSSSSDASAKCGSGKDFLIGMSQANNAEPYRQVMNDDVSNAAKAVPGFKVVVSDAAQDNSKQVADVENFLSQGINLLIISPNEAKPLTAVVKKAYDQGIPVIVLDRKVEGDAYTAFIGGDNVAIGKAAGEYYAKTLLPQGGKVVEISGLPGSTPAAERAQGFREGIASNPKIQIVASQTAEWLREKGQSVMDAMLKSTPDIDAVYAHNDPMAEGAYLAAKAAGKETAIKFTGIDALPVPSGGIKAVEQGRLQATFQYPTGGREAIDLAKKILVDCAKDVPKTTTLGTQQITKENAAEVYTKLGGKQ; encoded by the coding sequence ATGCGTTACGCCCGAAGAGCCGCCACAATCGTGGCGCTCGCCGCGCTCGTCGCCACCTCGGCGTGCAGCGTCGAGGACGACCCCGGCAGCAGCAGCTCCGACGCCTCGGCGAAGTGCGGCAGCGGCAAGGACTTCCTGATCGGCATGTCCCAGGCCAACAACGCCGAGCCGTACCGGCAGGTCATGAACGACGACGTGAGCAACGCGGCGAAGGCCGTGCCCGGCTTCAAGGTGGTCGTCTCGGACGCGGCTCAGGACAACAGCAAGCAGGTGGCCGACGTGGAGAACTTCCTCTCCCAGGGCATCAACCTGCTGATCATCTCGCCGAACGAGGCGAAGCCGCTGACCGCGGTGGTCAAGAAGGCGTACGACCAGGGGATCCCGGTCATCGTGCTGGACCGCAAGGTCGAGGGTGACGCGTACACGGCCTTCATCGGTGGCGACAACGTCGCAATCGGAAAGGCGGCGGGCGAGTACTACGCCAAGACGCTGCTGCCGCAGGGCGGCAAGGTCGTGGAGATCTCCGGCCTGCCCGGCTCCACCCCGGCCGCCGAGCGCGCCCAGGGCTTCCGGGAGGGCATCGCCAGCAACCCGAAGATCCAGATCGTGGCGAGCCAGACCGCCGAGTGGCTGCGGGAGAAGGGGCAGAGCGTCATGGACGCGATGCTCAAGTCGACCCCGGACATCGACGCGGTGTACGCGCACAACGACCCGATGGCCGAAGGTGCCTACCTGGCGGCGAAGGCGGCCGGCAAGGAGACCGCGATCAAGTTCACCGGGATCGACGCGCTGCCCGTCCCCTCCGGCGGCATCAAGGCCGTCGAGCAGGGTCGCCTCCAGGCGACGTTCCAGTACCCGACCGGCGGGCGTGAGGCGATCGACCTGGCCAAGAAGATCCTCGTCGACTGCGCCAAGGACGTCCCGAAGACGACCACCCTCGGCACCCAGCAGATCACCAAGGAGAACGCCGCGGAGGTCTACACGAAGCTCGGCGGCAAGCAGTAG
- a CDS encoding family 43 glycosylhydrolase has product MPRPPSHVGRLSALLALALGLIVAPAPARAADSAAPSNQPYENRSVQVTAGEFVNVYDPSVGEDERWYYNDHTMVRDRATGLWHVFAITHAEPANPLDEKFFGHATAPSPRGPWTKQPFALEADPSAGETHIWAPYVLFHAGTYYMFYAGGTADHEAYRMHLATSKDLTTWTRHPGNPLFTDGFDGRDPMVTRVGNQWVMYYTANSTPAGGHHIVAYRTSRDLVHWSDRRTAFEHPATGTFGGPTESPFVVHRDGSWYLFVCCESGYQDTRVYRSEDPFHFTVDQLAGRIEAHAAEVVKDDSGAGQWYVTGAGWGQGGLWLAPLNWRTPVVTKGRLVSTPYYRAVVQTAPESRLVSYEADPTGQGAYRPVTDSSFRSTAPYLAVGTFGPTDTAGAARTVTVSADGTDTLLAGIPLGDEPVTVDWRFRFAPTTVDVDLVWHVTGPTSAPVWEAAWNIDSALPRLADPAGGDRDGDAAGFTPWTLATDDTTTLAVAYRDGSAWSEDNRWFNRPSGSIAWQPLWQPGGRSLPVGDLPGGTWRIGVSGTPADTGFAEALAASLNGAA; this is encoded by the coding sequence ATGCCCCGCCCACCGTCCCACGTCGGTCGGCTGTCCGCGCTGCTCGCCCTGGCCCTGGGACTGATCGTGGCCCCGGCGCCGGCCCGAGCCGCCGACAGCGCCGCGCCGAGCAACCAGCCGTACGAGAACCGGTCCGTCCAGGTCACCGCCGGCGAGTTCGTGAACGTGTACGACCCCAGCGTCGGCGAGGACGAGCGCTGGTACTACAACGACCACACCATGGTGCGTGACCGCGCGACCGGCCTGTGGCACGTCTTCGCGATCACCCATGCCGAGCCGGCCAACCCGTTGGACGAGAAGTTCTTCGGCCATGCCACGGCACCGTCACCCCGTGGCCCCTGGACGAAGCAGCCGTTCGCCCTCGAGGCCGACCCGAGCGCGGGGGAGACGCACATCTGGGCGCCGTACGTGCTGTTCCACGCCGGCACCTACTACATGTTCTACGCGGGCGGCACCGCCGACCACGAGGCGTACCGGATGCACCTCGCCACCTCCAAGGACCTGACGACCTGGACACGGCACCCGGGCAACCCGCTGTTCACCGACGGCTTCGACGGCCGGGACCCGATGGTGACCCGCGTCGGCAACCAGTGGGTCATGTACTACACCGCCAACAGCACCCCGGCCGGTGGCCACCACATCGTCGCCTACCGCACGAGCCGTGACCTGGTGCACTGGAGCGACCGGCGGACGGCCTTCGAGCACCCGGCCACCGGCACCTTCGGCGGGCCGACCGAATCGCCGTTCGTGGTGCACCGCGATGGCTCCTGGTATCTCTTCGTCTGCTGCGAGAGCGGCTACCAGGACACCCGCGTGTACCGCAGCGAAGACCCGTTCCACTTCACCGTCGACCAGCTCGCCGGCCGGATCGAGGCGCACGCCGCGGAGGTCGTCAAGGACGACTCCGGCGCCGGCCAGTGGTACGTCACCGGCGCCGGCTGGGGTCAGGGCGGGCTCTGGCTGGCGCCGCTGAACTGGCGTACGCCGGTCGTGACGAAGGGGAGGCTCGTCAGCACGCCCTACTACCGGGCCGTCGTGCAGACCGCACCCGAGTCCCGGCTGGTCTCCTACGAGGCCGACCCGACCGGCCAAGGCGCGTACCGGCCCGTGACGGACTCGTCGTTCCGTTCCACGGCGCCCTACCTCGCGGTCGGCACCTTCGGGCCCACCGACACGGCGGGGGCCGCCCGGACCGTGACCGTGTCGGCCGACGGCACGGACACGCTCCTGGCCGGCATCCCGCTCGGCGACGAGCCGGTGACCGTCGACTGGCGCTTCCGGTTCGCACCGACCACGGTGGACGTTGACCTCGTCTGGCACGTGACCGGCCCCACCAGCGCGCCGGTCTGGGAGGCCGCCTGGAACATCGACTCGGCCCTGCCCCGGCTCGCGGACCCCGCCGGCGGCGATCGCGACGGGGACGCGGCGGGCTTCACGCCGTGGACACTCGCCACGGACGACACGACCACGCTCGCGGTCGCGTACCGGGACGGGTCGGCCTGGAGCGAGGACAACCGGTGGTTCAACCGGCCGAGCGGCTCGATCGCCTGGCAGCCCCTGTGGCAGCCGGGCGGGCGGTCACTTCCGGTGGGCGACCTCCCGGGCGGGACCTGGCGCATCGGCGTGAGCGGCACGCCCGCCGACACCGGGTTTGCAGAGGCCCTCGCGGCCTCGCTCAACGGCGCGGCATAA
- a CDS encoding GTP-binding protein, translated as MPRLVVLTGFLGAGKTTTMLAAGRLLTARGSRVAVITNDQGSDLVDTQLARDVVPEVGEVTDGCFCCRFEDLADLVTDLLDTGRADTILAEAVGSCTDLQATVIRPLRARYGDRLTLAPLTTIVDPARVGMLDGDLGYLFDRQLAEANLIAVNKSDTLPPAALGALLDQIRGGYPGASVLGYSASHGEHVDELIARWTGEPPRDRGVDLDVDYDRYAAAEARLSWLNQVWQVSADSGFSPRRWAHVALESLSAACARRGDVIGHAKLAIQSPAGRIRMSVVAAGDPPRHEPAGGDGPAVARATVLVNVRATCPPGDLESLVRAAAYDADLAAGAAARPGPANAFTPSYPRPVHRLPATPA; from the coding sequence GTGCCCCGACTCGTCGTCCTCACCGGATTCCTCGGCGCGGGCAAGACCACGACCATGCTGGCCGCCGGACGGCTGCTCACCGCACGCGGCAGCCGGGTCGCGGTGATCACCAACGACCAGGGCAGCGACCTCGTCGACACCCAACTGGCCCGGGACGTTGTGCCCGAGGTCGGCGAGGTGACCGACGGCTGCTTCTGCTGTCGCTTCGAGGACCTCGCCGACCTGGTGACGGACCTGCTCGACACCGGGCGGGCCGACACCATCCTGGCCGAGGCCGTCGGCAGCTGCACCGACCTGCAGGCGACGGTCATCCGCCCCCTGCGGGCCCGCTACGGCGACCGCCTGACGCTGGCCCCCCTCACCACGATCGTCGATCCGGCGCGCGTCGGCATGCTGGACGGCGACCTCGGCTACCTGTTCGACCGCCAGCTCGCCGAGGCGAACCTCATCGCGGTCAACAAGTCCGACACCCTGCCCCCCGCCGCGCTCGGCGCGCTCCTCGACCAGATCCGGGGCGGCTACCCCGGCGCGTCCGTCCTCGGCTACAGCGCGAGCCACGGCGAGCACGTCGACGAGCTCATCGCGCGGTGGACCGGCGAGCCACCGCGCGACCGCGGCGTGGACCTGGACGTCGACTACGACCGGTACGCCGCGGCGGAGGCGCGGCTGAGCTGGCTCAACCAGGTATGGCAGGTCTCGGCCGACAGCGGGTTCTCCCCGCGACGCTGGGCACACGTCGCCCTCGAATCGCTCTCCGCCGCCTGCGCCCGGCGGGGAGACGTCATCGGTCACGCCAAACTCGCCATCCAGTCGCCCGCCGGGCGGATCCGAATGAGCGTCGTGGCCGCCGGTGACCCGCCGCGGCACGAGCCCGCCGGGGGCGACGGACCGGCGGTGGCCCGGGCCACCGTGCTGGTCAACGTCCGCGCCACCTGTCCACCGGGGGACCTCGAATCGCTGGTACGGGCCGCCGCCTACGACGCCGACCTCGCGGCCGGCGCCGCCGCCCGGCCCGGCCCGGCGAACGCCTTCACGCCGTCCTACCCCCGCCCCGTGCACCGTCTCCCGGCCACACCGGCCTGA
- a CDS encoding ABC transporter permease → MNSPNPTSVAEAPREAPPRRGPIRLPRDRHAIVDSFFRFQSLFGLAAVFIIAIAVSPVRNGESVFLSSGNLANIVRAVSEIGIIAVGMTFVILIGGIDLSVGAVLGLAAVGSATLMVDSGMGILPTVLIVLLIGTAFGATQGAIVARLGIQSFIVTLAGLQAARGIARMWSGGLGIPIAYGDGPQEAPEAFSTLSGSINGVLPVPALLFLAIGVGALLVLRTTAFARHVYAIGGNEKAARLSGVPVRRVRITVFAISGLLAALAGIIHAGQLNQGSPNDGAGYELDAIAAVVIGGTSLAGGSGSMGGTIAGALLLGILNNILALNNIDANVQLVVKGLVIVAAAALQKLRPRIA, encoded by the coding sequence ATGAACTCGCCCAACCCCACCTCCGTCGCTGAGGCGCCGCGCGAGGCGCCGCCCCGACGCGGGCCGATCCGACTGCCGCGGGACCGGCACGCGATCGTCGACAGCTTCTTCCGCTTCCAGAGCCTGTTCGGCCTGGCCGCGGTCTTCATCATCGCGATCGCCGTGTCGCCCGTCCGCAACGGCGAGAGCGTCTTCCTCAGCTCCGGGAACCTCGCCAACATCGTCCGGGCGGTCTCGGAGATCGGCATCATCGCGGTCGGGATGACGTTCGTAATCCTGATCGGCGGCATCGACCTGTCCGTCGGGGCGGTGCTCGGGCTCGCCGCGGTCGGGTCCGCCACCCTCATGGTCGACAGCGGCATGGGCATCCTCCCGACGGTCCTGATCGTGCTGTTGATCGGCACCGCGTTCGGCGCCACCCAGGGTGCGATCGTCGCCCGGCTCGGCATCCAGTCGTTCATCGTCACCCTCGCCGGCCTGCAGGCGGCCCGGGGCATCGCGCGGATGTGGTCCGGCGGGCTGGGCATCCCCATCGCCTACGGTGACGGGCCGCAGGAGGCCCCGGAGGCGTTCTCGACGCTGAGCGGGTCCATCAACGGGGTCCTCCCGGTGCCGGCGCTGCTGTTCCTCGCCATCGGCGTCGGCGCGCTGCTGGTGCTGCGCACCACGGCCTTCGCCCGGCACGTGTACGCCATCGGCGGCAATGAGAAGGCCGCCCGGCTGTCCGGGGTGCCGGTGCGCCGTGTCCGCATCACCGTGTTCGCGATCTCCGGCCTGCTCGCCGCGCTGGCCGGGATCATCCACGCCGGGCAGCTCAACCAGGGCAGCCCGAACGACGGCGCCGGCTACGAGCTGGACGCGATCGCGGCCGTGGTCATCGGCGGGACGAGCCTTGCCGGTGGCAGTGGATCCATGGGCGGCACGATCGCCGGCGCCCTGCTGCTCGGGATCCTCAACAACATCCTCGCGCTCAACAACATCGACGCGAACGTGCAGCTGGTCGTCAAGGGCCTGGTCATCGTGGCTGCCGCCGCGCTGCAGAAGCTACGTCCTCGCATCGCCTGA
- a CDS encoding glycoside hydrolase family 172 protein: MTPTTRAPRTSFRRLLGAAAAATLVAGSAVVGLTGPATASTGPTTNGPVGWDVYRRLDRLPELTDGSRAYQFSSFDRSGGNDDGFSGRYSCLRTSADGCVIAEASGAGEIDSIWFTRDEGNVSATGRIKVVLDGETVLDAKLQDVVDGKLGAPFVYPVVANAAQSSGGVYIKAPMTYRSSMRVTTEKNPIFHHVSYRKFTTSDGVRTFDPTDRAEDVIAQLKAAGTRDPKPAQPGAATAERTFAVPAGGRATLASGVGPGAITALQLKIPQLVGAPQPIADDGRAFGAGGGSEFTVAVDPANTGVRLTRRLDPHIGHQRARILVDGAPVAEWPANDPVPFGTWLDQSVELPASATAGKTKLTIRNEFISSDLDVNEFTYWVDSLVSGTAKRTDTVDVGPAHTDVEAAHGYRITAQTWQGSNTLSYPADDDRKAAVAASDAVLRDTRLRISFDDRTTVDAPLGEFFGTGLGLHSVRSLMFGVDPATATLSAWWPMPYRSRWSIELRNGSDVAIKPSVATVTTESSARWAAALRPTGDTGYFRATATSADTTPGADHLFLDVAGRGKFVGVTHTMEGHIPAGNQRNYLEGDERVYVDGAQSPSIHGTGTEDFYESGWYFNHGTFSAPMNGNPAHEVAAYGCQYDCTGAYRLMLAESVAFSTGLRFGIEHGPGDQDPARYGSTAYWYGQDTLGQRWTDTVDVGDAVSETAHQYASGGDRTVLTATFEGDDGAPRPVTDDVRASTEPIRFRVTLDEDNAGAVLRRVGDQSAGYQSVAVDVDGQDAGTWSQPLANASHRWLEDEYRLPAALTRGRDAVTVTLTPTAGAPAWSAARYAVLSLVTPFTDHTPPGAVSGLTATSGTTNAVTVAWRPAADDVYAPRYEVFASRQADFTPGPGNRVGTTTRPSFEHAGLGLRETWYYRVRAVDAAGNAGPYSPTASASTGDTLRIEGESLLPAVSADAPADPQSDCCGIHWSQSAQLWFHANGPNQSVTVNFTVPTTGTYDLRLVQTLARDYGTNTVAIDGARIGPAFDAYHSPEVVVSDPLDYGQRELTAGRHTLTLTVTGKAAAAVGYLAGLDYVEARLVS; encoded by the coding sequence ATGACACCCACCACCCGCGCACCACGTACCTCGTTCCGGCGGCTGCTCGGTGCCGCCGCCGCGGCGACGCTCGTCGCCGGCTCGGCCGTCGTCGGTCTCACCGGGCCCGCCACGGCCTCCACCGGACCGACCACGAACGGCCCCGTCGGCTGGGACGTCTACCGCCGGCTCGACCGGCTCCCGGAACTGACCGACGGATCCCGGGCCTACCAGTTCTCCAGCTTCGACCGCAGCGGCGGCAACGACGACGGCTTCTCCGGCCGGTACTCCTGCCTGCGCACCAGCGCCGACGGCTGCGTCATCGCCGAGGCCAGCGGCGCCGGCGAGATCGACTCCATCTGGTTCACCCGCGACGAGGGCAACGTCTCCGCCACGGGCAGGATCAAGGTCGTCCTCGACGGAGAGACCGTGCTCGACGCCAAGCTCCAGGATGTCGTGGACGGCAAGCTCGGTGCCCCCTTCGTCTACCCGGTGGTCGCCAACGCGGCGCAGAGCTCCGGGGGCGTCTACATCAAGGCGCCGATGACCTACCGCAGCTCGATGCGGGTCACCACCGAGAAGAACCCGATCTTCCACCACGTCTCCTACCGGAAGTTCACCACCTCCGACGGCGTGCGCACCTTCGACCCCACCGACCGGGCCGAGGACGTCATCGCGCAGCTCAAGGCCGCCGGCACCCGCGACCCCAAGCCCGCCCAGCCGGGCGCCGCGACGGCCGAGCGGACCTTCGCCGTCCCCGCGGGCGGCCGGGCGACCCTCGCCAGTGGCGTAGGCCCCGGCGCGATCACCGCACTCCAGCTGAAGATTCCCCAGCTCGTCGGCGCGCCCCAGCCGATCGCCGACGACGGCCGCGCCTTCGGTGCCGGCGGCGGCAGCGAGTTCACCGTCGCCGTCGACCCGGCCAACACCGGCGTACGGCTCACCCGCCGGCTCGACCCACACATCGGGCACCAGCGGGCGCGGATCCTGGTCGACGGAGCACCGGTCGCTGAGTGGCCGGCCAACGACCCGGTGCCGTTCGGCACCTGGCTGGACCAGAGCGTCGAACTGCCGGCGAGCGCCACGGCCGGCAAGACGAAGCTGACCATCCGCAACGAGTTCATCTCCTCCGACCTCGACGTCAACGAGTTCACGTACTGGGTCGACAGCCTCGTCTCCGGCACCGCGAAGCGGACCGACACCGTCGACGTGGGCCCGGCGCACACCGACGTCGAGGCGGCGCACGGCTACCGGATCACCGCGCAGACCTGGCAGGGCAGCAACACCTTGTCCTACCCGGCCGACGACGACCGCAAGGCGGCCGTCGCCGCGTCCGACGCGGTGCTGCGCGACACCCGGCTGCGCATCTCGTTCGACGACAGGACCACGGTGGACGCACCCCTCGGCGAGTTCTTCGGCACCGGCCTCGGGCTGCACTCCGTCCGGTCCCTGATGTTCGGCGTCGACCCGGCGACCGCGACCCTGTCGGCCTGGTGGCCGATGCCCTACCGGTCGCGCTGGTCGATCGAGCTGCGCAACGGATCCGACGTGGCGATCAAGCCGTCGGTGGCCACCGTGACCACCGAGAGCTCCGCCCGCTGGGCGGCGGCCCTGCGGCCGACCGGCGACACCGGCTACTTCCGGGCTACCGCGACCAGCGCCGACACCACGCCGGGAGCGGACCATCTCTTCCTCGACGTCGCCGGACGGGGGAAGTTCGTGGGGGTCACCCACACCATGGAGGGGCACATCCCCGCCGGCAACCAGCGCAACTACCTGGAGGGTGACGAGCGGGTCTACGTGGACGGCGCGCAGAGCCCGAGCATCCACGGCACCGGCACCGAGGACTTCTACGAGAGCGGCTGGTACTTCAACCACGGCACGTTCTCCGCGCCCATGAACGGCAACCCGGCCCACGAGGTCGCCGCCTACGGCTGCCAGTACGACTGCACCGGGGCGTACCGGCTCATGCTCGCGGAGTCGGTGGCGTTCTCGACCGGACTGCGGTTCGGCATCGAGCACGGCCCGGGCGACCAGGACCCGGCCCGGTACGGCTCCACGGCGTACTGGTACGGCCAGGACACCCTCGGGCAGCGCTGGACGGACACGGTCGACGTGGGCGACGCCGTCAGCGAGACGGCTCACCAGTACGCGTCCGGCGGCGACCGGACGGTGCTCACGGCGACCTTCGAAGGCGACGACGGCGCGCCCCGACCGGTGACCGACGACGTCCGCGCCTCCACCGAACCGATCCGGTTCCGGGTGACCCTCGACGAGGACAACGCGGGCGCGGTCCTGCGCCGGGTCGGCGACCAGTCGGCCGGGTACCAGTCGGTGGCGGTCGATGTTGACGGGCAGGACGCCGGCACGTGGTCGCAGCCGCTGGCCAACGCGTCGCACCGGTGGTTGGAGGACGAGTACCGGCTCCCGGCCGCGCTCACCCGCGGCAGGGACGCGGTGACCGTCACGCTGACGCCCACCGCCGGCGCTCCGGCCTGGTCCGCGGCCCGGTACGCGGTGCTCAGCCTGGTCACGCCGTTCACCGACCACACGCCGCCGGGCGCGGTCAGCGGGCTCACCGCCACCAGCGGCACGACCAACGCCGTGACGGTGGCCTGGCGGCCGGCCGCGGACGACGTCTACGCCCCCAGGTACGAGGTGTTCGCCTCCCGCCAGGCGGACTTCACGCCGGGACCGGGCAACCGCGTCGGCACCACGACCCGCCCGAGCTTCGAGCACGCGGGTCTGGGGCTGCGCGAGACCTGGTACTACCGGGTGCGCGCGGTGGATGCGGCCGGCAACGCCGGGCCGTACTCGCCGACCGCCTCAGCCAGCACCGGCGACACGCTGCGGATCGAAGGCGAATCGCTCCTGCCGGCGGTCAGCGCCGACGCGCCGGCCGACCCGCAGAGCGACTGCTGCGGCATCCACTGGTCGCAGAGCGCGCAGCTGTGGTTCCACGCGAACGGGCCGAACCAGAGCGTCACCGTCAACTTCACGGTGCCCACCACCGGGACCTATGACCTGCGCCTCGTGCAGACGCTGGCCCGGGACTACGGCACCAACACGGTGGCGATCGACGGTGCCCGGATCGGGCCGGCCTTCGACGCGTACCACTCGCCGGAGGTGGTCGTGAGCGACCCGCTCGACTACGGCCAGCGAGAGCTGACGGCGGGCCGGCACACGCTCACGCTCACCGTGACCGGCAAGGCCGCCGCGGCGGTCGGCTACCTGGCAGGGCTCGACTACGTCGAGGCGCGGCTCGTGTCGTGA
- a CDS encoding nuclear transport factor 2 family protein has protein sequence MSSLTDRTEIAELVPRLAWALDERRFDDLRSIYAPDAETHSPRGTLRGIDEIVDVVRRTSPEEVLTQHFNTDVVVDLDGDRAEVKAHQLVYFFHEGEVPHRLAGLQTRYTAVRTPGGWRLARAQISPLWQRAS, from the coding sequence ATGTCATCCCTGACCGACCGCACCGAGATCGCCGAACTGGTCCCCAGGCTCGCGTGGGCGCTGGACGAGCGGCGCTTCGACGACCTGCGGAGCATCTACGCACCGGACGCCGAAACCCACAGCCCACGCGGCACCCTGCGCGGTATCGACGAGATCGTCGACGTCGTGCGGCGAACCAGCCCGGAGGAGGTGCTGACCCAGCACTTCAACACCGACGTCGTGGTCGACCTCGACGGCGACCGCGCCGAGGTGAAAGCCCACCAGCTCGTGTACTTCTTCCACGAGGGCGAGGTGCCGCACCGGCTGGCCGGCCTCCAGACCCGGTACACCGCCGTACGCACGCCGGGCGGCTGGCGCCTCGCGCGGGCACAGATCTCCCCGCTCTGGCAACGCGCCTCGTAA